The Equus przewalskii isolate Varuska unplaced genomic scaffold, EquPr2 ChrUn-10, whole genome shotgun sequence genome window below encodes:
- the H2AC21 gene encoding histone H2A type 2-B: MSGRGKQGGKARAKAKSRSSRAGLQFPVGRVHRLLRKGNYAERVGAGAPVYLAAVLEYLTAEILELAGNAARDNKKTRIIPRHLQLAVRNDEELNKLLGGVTIAQGGVLPNIQAVLLPKKTESHKPGKNK; this comes from the coding sequence ATGTCAGGACGCGGAAAGCAGGGAGGCAAAGCTCGCGCCAAGGCCAAGTCTCGATCGTCCCGTGCTGGCCTTCAGTTTCCGGTGGGGCGAGTGCACCGCTTGCTGCGCAAAGGCAACTACGCCGAGCGGGTGGGGGCCGGCGCGCCGGTGTACCTGGCGGCAGTGCTGGAGTACCTGACTGCGGAGATCCTGGAGCTGGCGGGTAACGCGGCCCGAGATAATAAGAAGACGCGCATCATCCCTCGTCATTTGCAACTAGCTGTGAGAAATGACGAAGAGCTCAACAAGTTACTCGGGGGTGTCACCATTGCCCAGGGCGGCGTCTTGCCCAATATCCAGGCTGTCTTGTTGCCTAAGAAAACGGAAAGCCACAAGCCTGGCAAGAACAAGTAA